The following proteins are co-located in the Sulfurospirillum deleyianum DSM 6946 genome:
- a CDS encoding dTDP-glucose 4,6-dehydratase, whose protein sequence is MKKTFLITGGAGFIGSNFLHYIFTTYPHSKIIVLDLLTYAGNVDNFPVRPNNNSGRFEFWYGSVTNSALVEELVERADIVVHFAAETHVTRSIYDNRNFFETDVLGTQTIANAVLKNKKSVERFIHISTSEVYGTAENCAFMDEKHPLNPASPYAAAKVGADRLVYSYVNTYDIPATIIRPFNNYGPRQHLEKAIPRFITSLLLGEKLTVHGKGEASRDWIYVEDTCRGIDAILSAPIDKVKGEVFNLGTSKTISIRDVALRVAGLFGFREEKIIYNEDRPGQVDCHLADISKIERMLGWTPKVTFEEGLQETIAWYKNNKHMWEKQIWMRQVPIILKDGKRVIH, encoded by the coding sequence ATGAAAAAAACGTTTCTCATTACGGGTGGAGCTGGATTTATAGGTTCTAATTTTTTACATTACATTTTTACTACGTATCCTCATTCAAAAATTATTGTTTTAGATCTTTTAACGTATGCGGGTAATGTAGATAATTTCCCCGTTAGACCCAACAATAATTCTGGACGTTTTGAGTTTTGGTATGGAAGCGTGACCAATAGCGCATTGGTGGAAGAACTTGTTGAAAGAGCTGATATCGTGGTGCATTTTGCAGCAGAAACACATGTGACACGCTCTATTTATGATAATCGAAATTTCTTTGAAACCGATGTTCTTGGAACGCAAACAATCGCTAATGCGGTACTTAAAAATAAAAAAAGTGTTGAGAGGTTTATTCACATCTCTACTTCAGAAGTGTATGGGACGGCTGAGAATTGTGCCTTTATGGATGAAAAGCACCCCCTAAACCCAGCATCTCCTTATGCTGCAGCAAAGGTAGGTGCGGATAGATTGGTTTATTCGTATGTAAATACCTATGATATTCCAGCAACCATCATTCGCCCTTTTAATAATTATGGGCCTAGACAGCACCTTGAAAAAGCCATTCCTCGTTTTATAACCTCTCTTCTTTTAGGTGAAAAATTGACGGTTCATGGAAAAGGAGAAGCTTCAAGGGATTGGATTTATGTGGAAGATACATGCAGGGGTATCGATGCTATTTTATCTGCTCCAATCGATAAGGTGAAAGGTGAAGTTTTTAACTTAGGAACCAGTAAAACCATCTCTATTCGTGATGTAGCATTACGTGTTGCTGGTTTATTTGGTTTTCGAGAAGAAAAAATTATTTACAATGAAGACAGACCTGGCCAAGTCGATTGCCATTTAGCAGACATTTCTAAAATAGAACGTATGTTGGGGTGGACGCCAAAAGTTACTTTTGAAGAGGGGCTTCAAGAGACAATAGCATGGTATAAAAACAACAAACACATGTGGGAAAAACAGATTTGGATGCGTCAAGTGCCTATTATTTTAAAAGATGGTAAGAGAGTGATTCATTAA
- a CDS encoding class I SAM-dependent methyltransferase, translated as MNRVEKFSNFCAYTLIPLLTGAKKAPDVYITDGFYLNWRQMKHSMHKAKEYATGVCLDIGAGKAPYKHYLESHCKNYIITDSETTHSHMFKDSHTNFVIAEATLLPFDNESIDTVILTQVLEHVFDYEKALREAVRVMKKEGVMLLSVPFIYQAHATPYDYHRFSEYGLKILLQTYELEVLEWHYQGYLGTTLFSIINGFIWEKLACIRSLRNSVLLPFILTIFTCNNVFGLIVDLIPAKHFSPNFFVIARKKA; from the coding sequence GTGAATAGGGTAGAAAAATTTTCAAACTTTTGTGCCTATACGCTCATTCCTTTGCTGACGGGTGCTAAGAAAGCGCCAGATGTATACATTACCGATGGATTTTATCTTAATTGGAGGCAAATGAAGCACTCTATGCACAAAGCAAAAGAGTATGCTACGGGGGTCTGCTTGGACATTGGCGCTGGTAAAGCACCTTACAAGCACTACCTTGAGTCCCATTGCAAAAACTACATTATTACCGATAGTGAAACAACACATAGTCATATGTTCAAAGACTCACACACCAATTTTGTGATAGCAGAAGCCACGTTGCTCCCTTTTGATAATGAAAGTATAGATACGGTTATTTTAACGCAAGTGCTAGAACACGTCTTTGATTATGAAAAGGCTTTGCGTGAAGCGGTGAGAGTTATGAAAAAAGAGGGTGTTATGTTGCTCTCCGTTCCTTTTATATATCAAGCCCATGCAACGCCCTATGATTATCATCGTTTTAGTGAATATGGATTAAAAATACTTCTCCAAACGTATGAATTAGAAGTGCTTGAATGGCATTATCAAGGTTATCTTGGAACCACTCTTTTTTCTATCATCAATGGTTTTATATGGGAAAAACTAGCCTGCATACGATCTCTTCGCAATAGTGTGTTGCTTCCTTTTATCTTGACGATATTTACATGTAACAATGTTTTTGGGTTGATTGTAGATCTTATCCCTGCGAAACATTTTTCACCAAATTTTTTTGTGATAGCTAGAAAAAAAGCATGA
- a CDS encoding FkbM family methyltransferase, whose amino-acid sequence MKYNPPYIFKIADIPEDRSLILYGGGHAGKILMALLRIYRPHQRISYIVDDAHVGDIDGIAIISSAELEQIYTPEYLILVSVLLCENILSVLERMNITHYALIRLNYPHDLKECEALAKMHQDSYAITPSYRSIKEYCNGYFERVIELFEKEEDRALYSMIIHNWHKRNFDVRDYYVHHFPFIGRHYLEHLDFSDVKVMIEGGLADGTNTIEFLHVMPHIEKIYGFEPLYNSYEHPYASYLMSNPKIEIVTQGLWHEDSVLAIDTSSDLPLASVSTLEDVHFASHVEIEVVSIDHFVEERKIEKVDFIKFDIEGAELNALRGASKTLQKDRPKLAISIYHAYEDLYQIALYLNETLKNYSYRLGQYHYDLGETVLYAFPKEM is encoded by the coding sequence GTGAAGTATAATCCTCCCTATATTTTTAAAATAGCAGATATCCCAGAAGATCGTTCCTTGATACTGTACGGTGGGGGACATGCTGGGAAAATTTTAATGGCTCTTTTGCGGATATATCGCCCACATCAGCGCATCAGTTATATTGTTGATGATGCACACGTTGGTGACATAGATGGTATCGCTATTATTTCTTCTGCTGAACTTGAGCAAATTTATACGCCAGAATATTTGATTTTGGTTTCTGTGCTTTTATGTGAGAATATTTTAAGTGTATTAGAGCGAATGAATATAACGCATTATGCATTGATTCGGTTGAATTACCCCCACGATTTAAAAGAGTGTGAAGCATTAGCAAAAATGCATCAAGACTCTTATGCCATAACTCCAAGCTATCGTTCAATAAAAGAGTATTGCAACGGATATTTTGAGCGTGTCATAGAACTGTTTGAAAAAGAAGAAGACAGAGCGTTATACAGCATGATAATTCATAATTGGCATAAGCGAAATTTTGATGTGAGGGATTATTATGTTCATCATTTTCCTTTTATAGGAAGGCATTATTTGGAGCATTTAGATTTTTCTGATGTTAAAGTAATGATAGAAGGTGGACTGGCTGATGGTACCAATACGATTGAATTTTTACATGTAATGCCACATATAGAAAAAATATATGGATTTGAACCTCTTTATAACTCTTATGAGCACCCTTATGCATCGTATCTTATGTCAAATCCAAAGATAGAAATTGTAACACAGGGTCTTTGGCATGAAGATAGTGTGTTGGCAATAGATACATCCAGTGATCTTCCACTTGCGAGTGTTAGTACTTTAGAGGACGTTCATTTTGCTTCTCATGTTGAAATTGAAGTGGTGAGTATAGATCATTTTGTGGAAGAGCGAAAGATTGAAAAGGTTGATTTTATCAAATTTGACATCGAAGGCGCAGAATTAAATGCGCTTAGAGGCGCTTCTAAAACCCTTCAAAAAGATAGACCAAAATTAGCCATTTCCATTTATCACGCTTATGAAGATTTATACCAAATTGCCCTTTATTTAAATGAAACACTGAAGAATTATAGTTATCGTTTAGGGCAGTACCACTATGATTTAGGTGAGACGGTGTTGTATGCTTTTCCGAAGGAGATGTAA
- a CDS encoding class I SAM-dependent methyltransferase, producing MHKKALEYLVCPSCQSDFELKDVVEESGCIKEGKLFCPSCQASFKIHHFIPRFVEDQEYVASFGEEWHLFKNVKNTRPYMSKDEMHHYMGLIKEDIEGKEVLEIGCGAGPYLDISAREFNAKHIIGVDLSRAVDAAYENVGHLDNVTIIQANLFNLPLRKKSFDVVYSLGVLHHTPDTHKAFQAIAPFVKPKGLLSIWLYGAYWLKKSVNQDRIRKLFTSKMSPMALYRFSMIASWLYYLYKIPFIGHAFRETLPIAMDKDRHVRALNTYDLYSPMYINRHYVDEVYRWFSEEGFEKIEPCHYILGMKGYKREV from the coding sequence ATGCATAAAAAAGCATTAGAGTATTTGGTGTGCCCTTCTTGCCAGAGTGATTTTGAGCTGAAAGATGTTGTTGAAGAGAGTGGCTGCATCAAAGAGGGAAAACTTTTTTGTCCATCGTGTCAAGCATCGTTTAAAATTCATCATTTTATTCCTCGTTTTGTAGAAGATCAAGAATATGTTGCTTCATTTGGTGAAGAGTGGCACCTTTTTAAAAATGTAAAAAATACAAGACCATATATGTCAAAAGATGAAATGCATCACTACATGGGACTTATCAAAGAAGATATTGAAGGCAAAGAGGTTCTTGAAATTGGGTGTGGGGCTGGGCCTTATTTGGATATAAGTGCAAGAGAATTTAATGCCAAACACATCATCGGTGTCGATTTGAGTCGTGCCGTGGACGCTGCTTATGAAAACGTAGGGCATTTGGACAATGTAACGATCATTCAAGCCAATCTTTTCAATCTTCCTTTACGAAAAAAGAGTTTTGATGTGGTGTATTCTTTAGGTGTCTTGCATCATACGCCAGATACACACAAAGCATTTCAAGCCATTGCCCCTTTTGTGAAGCCTAAAGGGCTTTTGAGTATTTGGTTGTATGGAGCGTATTGGTTGAAAAAAAGTGTGAATCAAGACCGCATTAGAAAGCTTTTTACGTCTAAAATGTCACCGATGGCACTGTATCGTTTTTCTATGATCGCTTCATGGCTTTATTATCTCTACAAAATTCCTTTTATAGGGCATGCGTTTAGGGAAACATTGCCGATTGCGATGGATAAAGATCGTCATGTGAGGGCACTCAATACCTATGATCTTTACAGCCCAATGTATATCAATCGGCATTATGTCGATGAGGTGTATCGATGGTTTAGCGAAGAAGGGTTTGAAAAAATTGAGCCGTGTCATTATATTTTGGGCATGAAAGGCTATAAGCGTGAAGTATAA
- a CDS encoding glycosyltransferase yields the protein MKNIAIITHNLCLGGVQKNVSLLANALSSTHKVTLILFEDKPFSYHLDSTITVYTLSPHALQLDNKTKEELQNIGEVLFDARSKELAHLFESHVFDVVVSFEDYNNLCTLNALKKGMKAIVSSRVSLEHGYKNRLIHLLPPSFYKTTMQKLYPKAECVVSVSDGVKEELAKLGIRAKTIANGIELKKLQTLSQEACALNDEFFLHVGRFDTAQKAQHEVIEAYRSVAKELQSALVFVGDGKDRAKLEALVGNYGLQKRIFFMGFDENPYRYMQRCKGFIFSSYYEGMPNALLEALSLGCAVVAYKFEPSWREFDGKEAVLFVEKGDIKELSKALVRLEKEPILRETLQKNAQCLIQKYSQEMCQKRWRELIETVAKKEDQSCAEF from the coding sequence ATGAAAAATATAGCAATTATTACCCACAATCTCTGTCTTGGTGGTGTGCAAAAAAATGTTTCATTGCTTGCAAATGCACTCTCTTCAACCCATAAAGTCACTCTTATTTTATTTGAAGATAAACCTTTTTCCTATCATTTGGACTCTACAATAACCGTCTATACCCTTTCACCCCATGCTTTGCAGCTGGACAATAAAACAAAAGAAGAACTTCAAAACATAGGCGAAGTGCTTTTTGATGCGAGAAGCAAAGAACTTGCACACCTTTTTGAAAGTCATGTATTTGATGTTGTGGTTTCCTTTGAGGATTATAATAATCTTTGCACACTTAACGCTCTTAAAAAAGGAATGAAAGCTATTGTCTCTTCACGGGTGAGTTTGGAGCATGGCTATAAAAATCGCTTGATTCATCTTTTGCCCCCTTCTTTTTACAAAACAACGATGCAAAAGCTCTACCCAAAAGCTGAATGTGTGGTATCCGTCAGTGATGGCGTCAAAGAGGAGTTGGCAAAACTTGGGATACGTGCTAAGACCATTGCGAACGGAATAGAGCTTAAAAAACTTCAAACACTCTCTCAAGAAGCGTGTGCATTGAATGATGAATTCTTTTTACATGTAGGACGGTTTGATACCGCTCAAAAAGCACAACATGAAGTCATAGAGGCATACAGAAGTGTGGCAAAAGAGCTTCAAAGCGCACTGGTGTTTGTAGGGGATGGAAAAGACAGAGCTAAGCTAGAAGCGTTGGTTGGAAATTACGGTTTGCAAAAGCGTATTTTTTTTATGGGATTTGACGAAAATCCTTACCGATATATGCAAAGATGCAAAGGTTTTATCTTTTCATCTTACTACGAGGGAATGCCAAATGCTTTATTGGAAGCATTAAGCCTTGGGTGTGCGGTTGTGGCGTACAAGTTTGAGCCATCATGGAGAGAATTTGATGGCAAAGAGGCAGTTTTATTTGTAGAAAAAGGCGATATAAAAGAGCTTTCAAAGGCTTTAGTGCGCTTGGAAAAAGAGCCGATACTAAGAGAAACATTGCAAAAAAATGCCCAATGTCTTATTCAAAAGTATTCTCAAGAGATGTGTCAAAAGCGTTGGAGAGAGCTTATAGAAACTGTTGCGAAAAAGGAAGATCAATCGTGTGCGGAATTTTAA
- a CDS encoding DUF354 domain-containing protein encodes MIWFDLVTPKSVLFFIPIIKQIENKGRKTLITAREGEGYSEVVELLRLHNIPFTNRGEFGGACLRDKLHASIERQKALMEFVSLYNIDRLVCLCSVDANRVAFGLGIPVINFYDIPLSDHKENFKKALPQARLTLPLSNRVIKPFVVPDDIFRRFSLDDEQIFSYGFIDPVIWLKDFKPERKSLEAILEPYKLDLKKPLIVIREEEYKASYVDKHYPILYDAMQEIAEQTGANIVIIPRYESAYLKAQFSFVSVLEEKVVIQHLLAYADLFIGGGGTLNTEACYFGTPTISTRSFISHYDKYQIDQGLMEWVNTKEELLEAVNRMLSKRYDAKAKEVFGAMVVDVEGIVKAILD; translated from the coding sequence ATGATTTGGTTTGACCTTGTGACTCCAAAATCGGTACTCTTTTTTATTCCCATTATCAAGCAGATTGAAAACAAAGGGCGTAAGACACTTATTACGGCACGTGAAGGAGAAGGCTACAGTGAAGTTGTGGAATTGTTACGTTTACATAACATCCCTTTTACCAATCGTGGTGAGTTTGGTGGGGCGTGTTTGAGAGATAAATTGCACGCTTCCATTGAGCGTCAAAAGGCGTTGATGGAATTTGTGAGCCTATACAACATCGACCGCTTGGTCTGTCTGTGCTCGGTGGATGCCAATCGTGTGGCATTTGGACTGGGCATTCCTGTGATTAATTTTTACGATATTCCTTTGTCTGACCATAAGGAAAACTTCAAAAAAGCGCTGCCTCAAGCCCGTTTGACATTGCCACTTTCTAACCGTGTGATTAAACCGTTTGTCGTTCCCGATGATATTTTTCGCCGTTTTTCACTGGACGATGAGCAGATTTTTTCTTATGGGTTTATCGACCCTGTCATTTGGCTCAAAGATTTTAAACCAGAGCGAAAAAGCCTTGAAGCGATTTTGGAGCCTTATAAGCTTGATTTGAAAAAGCCGTTGATTGTGATCCGTGAAGAGGAGTACAAGGCAAGTTATGTCGATAAACACTACCCCATTTTGTACGATGCGATGCAAGAGATTGCGGAACAAACAGGGGCAAATATTGTTATTATTCCTCGTTATGAGAGTGCGTATCTCAAAGCGCAATTTTCTTTTGTGAGTGTGTTGGAAGAAAAGGTGGTCATTCAGCATCTTTTAGCCTATGCGGACTTGTTTATCGGAGGGGGTGGAACGCTCAATACTGAGGCGTGCTACTTTGGAACACCGACCATCTCCACACGCAGCTTTATCAGCCACTATGACAAATACCAAATTGACCAAGGCTTGATGGAGTGGGTCAACACGAAAGAAGAACTCTTAGAAGCGGTGAATCGTATGCTCTCCAAACGCTACGATGCCAAAGCCAAAGAGGTGTTTGGTGCGATGGTGGTCGATGTTGAGGGCATTGTCAAGGCAATTTTAGACTAA
- the asnB gene encoding asparagine synthase (glutamine-hydrolyzing) codes for MCGILTAIGNHNKKTFEKALCKLSHRGPDAFGIWKEKDVLMGHTRLAIIDLDARANQPMVDERYALVFNGEIYNFEELKKEYSLTCKTTSDTEVLIKLYEKLGHAMLLKLNGMFAFCLYDRLKEELFMARDRFGKKPLYFSQSKGLIVSSEIKAILELLGTMPAMNQQGVQSYFAFQSTLPPHTFYEGIHKLEAGMYATFSKGTFTCKRYYEVGAKALLHVSEKEALEKIEALLLDAVQKRLVGDVEVASLLSGGIDSSLVSAIYTKVSGKKINTFSIGYDEHLHYDELTQAKEASVHIGSQHHELRINKKTYIDAIENTLSHLDEPMGDTACMPTYLLSQMVHEQGIKVCLSGEGSDEIFLGYDNYFEMAKYYQMHSELSAPSKMLLKNYLERNPNWSRNWESLRRISSDEHPFYSGGETFTKRQFDALCGVETKDVRTRVAIDKNSFLWMSTIDFKIWVAEVLMSKIDRMSMAHSLELRAPFLDYRLVEYCLALPPALRAGDTNKYLLKQIAKKYIPLSIIERKKKGFSSPFIEWLYAEYGDEILKLMVHVSHHSGLFDPTFVTFLYHEGKEGRFKQHVWSLYLFCRWYNQFYL; via the coding sequence GTGTGCGGAATTTTAACAGCCATTGGCAATCATAATAAAAAAACCTTTGAAAAAGCGCTGTGTAAACTCTCCCACCGTGGACCTGACGCTTTTGGAATTTGGAAGGAAAAAGATGTTCTTATGGGGCATACAAGGCTTGCTATCATAGACCTTGATGCAAGAGCAAATCAGCCGATGGTTGATGAGCGGTATGCGTTGGTGTTTAATGGCGAGATTTACAATTTTGAAGAACTAAAAAAAGAGTATAGCCTTACATGTAAAACCACCAGCGACACGGAAGTGCTCATAAAGCTCTATGAAAAATTGGGTCATGCCATGCTCTTAAAACTCAATGGCATGTTTGCTTTTTGCCTTTACGACAGGCTCAAAGAGGAGCTCTTTATGGCACGAGACCGCTTTGGGAAGAAACCTTTGTACTTTAGTCAAAGCAAAGGCTTGATAGTCTCCAGTGAAATAAAGGCGATTTTAGAGCTTTTAGGAACAATGCCTGCGATGAATCAGCAAGGGGTTCAGAGCTATTTTGCTTTTCAAAGTACCCTACCGCCTCATACGTTTTATGAGGGAATTCATAAGCTAGAAGCGGGCATGTATGCAACCTTTTCAAAAGGAACGTTTACATGTAAACGCTACTACGAGGTTGGAGCAAAAGCACTTTTACATGTCAGCGAAAAAGAAGCACTCGAAAAGATAGAAGCATTGCTTTTAGATGCCGTGCAAAAGCGTTTGGTGGGCGATGTCGAGGTGGCTTCATTGCTTTCAGGAGGGATTGATTCTTCACTGGTGAGTGCTATTTATACGAAAGTCTCGGGCAAAAAAATCAATACCTTTTCCATCGGGTATGATGAGCATTTGCATTACGATGAACTCACTCAAGCCAAAGAGGCATCGGTGCACATTGGTTCACAGCATCATGAGCTTCGCATTAACAAAAAAACCTATATTGACGCTATTGAAAATACCCTAAGCCATTTGGATGAACCGATGGGCGATACAGCGTGTATGCCGACCTATCTGCTCTCACAAATGGTGCATGAACAGGGTATTAAAGTCTGCTTGAGCGGCGAGGGAAGTGATGAAATCTTTTTGGGGTACGATAACTACTTTGAGATGGCAAAATACTATCAGATGCATTCGGAGCTTTCAGCACCCAGTAAGATGCTCTTAAAAAACTACTTAGAACGCAATCCTAATTGGTCTCGTAATTGGGAGTCTTTAAGGCGTATTAGCTCTGATGAGCATCCCTTTTACAGTGGAGGTGAAACCTTCACAAAACGCCAGTTTGATGCCCTCTGCGGTGTAGAAACGAAGGATGTACGCACACGCGTTGCTATTGATAAGAATTCGTTTTTATGGATGAGTACGATTGATTTTAAGATTTGGGTTGCTGAGGTGCTGATGAGCAAGATTGACCGTATGTCGATGGCGCACTCTTTAGAACTTCGAGCTCCCTTTTTGGATTATCGTTTGGTGGAGTATTGCCTTGCCCTGCCTCCTGCTTTACGAGCGGGCGATACCAACAAATACCTCCTCAAGCAGATTGCTAAAAAATACATCCCTCTTTCTATCATTGAGCGTAAGAAGAAAGGGTTTAGCTCACCCTTTATTGAGTGGTTGTATGCTGAATATGGCGATGAAATTTTAAAATTAATGGTACATGTAAGCCATCATAGTGGTTTATTTGACCCTACATTTGTGACATTTTTATACCACGAAGGCAAAGAGGGGCGCTTTAAACAGCATGTTTGGTCACTGTATCTCTTTTGCAGATGGTATAATCAGTTTTATTTATAA
- a CDS encoding class I SAM-dependent methyltransferase: protein MCSIIPKLLYADVLKNYRELRKKLVPSSSEEVLEDYINSICKINELPRFEKFFTSKKEDRRYLEIGSGFGFNLINAIQAGYNIVGIEPGKSIGFEDRFNLALKLIEANGISPAEQYLYDMVAENLSHFENETFDMVFSIAVLEHVRDIKKSLSEAQRVLKKQGIMYMNIPNYNSFFEGHYTMLWLPYVLLYKPLAKLYVRLRGRSDFFIDELNFTTPSLIDALAHEVLKEGKYYILPHFDGWLGKFGFYYYFLRTDLPNNNAFLLFVRKKSWLKFLANGVVSVVVKMGMFLGLCKVFNLLYIKDEQGFKGRFYA from the coding sequence ATGTGTAGCATTATTCCAAAGTTACTTTATGCGGATGTTCTAAAGAATTATAGAGAGTTACGTAAAAAACTTGTCCCATCATCTAGTGAAGAAGTACTTGAAGATTATATAAATTCGATTTGTAAAATTAATGAATTACCTCGTTTTGAAAAGTTTTTTACCAGCAAAAAAGAAGATAGGCGTTATCTTGAAATCGGAAGTGGTTTTGGGTTTAATCTTATCAATGCCATTCAAGCAGGCTATAACATCGTAGGTATTGAACCTGGGAAAAGCATAGGTTTTGAAGATAGATTTAATCTCGCTTTGAAGCTTATAGAAGCAAATGGCATTAGCCCCGCTGAACAGTATCTTTACGATATGGTTGCCGAAAATTTAAGTCATTTTGAAAATGAAACCTTTGATATGGTGTTTAGCATTGCTGTATTAGAGCATGTTCGGGATATAAAAAAATCACTGAGTGAAGCACAAAGGGTTTTAAAAAAACAAGGCATTATGTATATGAATATTCCAAATTATAACTCTTTTTTTGAAGGGCATTACACGATGCTTTGGCTTCCATACGTGTTACTTTATAAGCCTCTTGCAAAATTATATGTTAGATTGAGAGGAAGGTCTGATTTTTTTATTGATGAGCTTAATTTTACAACACCTTCACTCATTGATGCTTTGGCACACGAAGTTTTAAAAGAGGGAAAGTATTATATCTTGCCTCATTTTGATGGTTGGCTTGGAAAATTTGGATTTTATTACTATTTTTTACGTACCGACTTACCAAATAATAATGCTTTTTTGCTTTTTGTAAGAAAAAAGAGTTGGTTGAAATTTCTTGCAAATGGTGTGGTGAGTGTGGTTGTGAAAATGGGGATGTTTTTAGGTTTATGTAAAGTATTTAATTTGCTCTATATTAAAGATGAGCAAGGATTTAAAGGACGATTTTATGCATAA
- a CDS encoding O-methyltransferase produces MQLTSHDHTIFEAIEAIRTKRKAQDTLIALVDYGAGDPEATRSPEQMYQGVPKETTIAQLSSIGLKGEWAQRLYSLVQKHRPKKVLELGTCCGFSAIYMAKACSDSHIYTLEGDPNVAALAKENIKEAGCENITQYIGRFQDVLPTILEAPLQIDFAFIDGHHDKEATVRYLEMLKPYLSSKAVVVFDDISWSQGMQEAWEKICKDSFFESCVDMKKLGICFVQGEMNDLV; encoded by the coding sequence ATGCAATTAACATCTCATGACCATACCATTTTTGAAGCCATTGAAGCGATTCGGACGAAGCGAAAAGCACAAGATACGCTCATTGCTCTTGTGGATTATGGTGCAGGAGATCCTGAGGCGACACGAAGTCCTGAACAGATGTATCAAGGGGTTCCAAAAGAGACTACCATCGCACAACTTTCATCCATTGGCTTAAAGGGTGAATGGGCACAGAGGCTTTATTCTTTGGTGCAAAAGCATCGTCCCAAAAAGGTTTTAGAACTTGGAACGTGTTGTGGTTTTTCAGCGATTTATATGGCAAAAGCGTGCAGTGATTCACATATTTATACCCTTGAAGGTGATCCTAACGTTGCCGCTTTGGCGAAAGAAAATATAAAAGAAGCAGGGTGCGAAAATATCACGCAGTATATTGGGCGTTTTCAAGATGTTTTACCTACGATTTTAGAAGCACCTTTGCAGATTGATTTTGCATTTATAGATGGGCATCATGACAAAGAGGCAACGGTGCGTTATTTGGAGATGCTTAAACCTTATTTGAGTTCAAAAGCGGTGGTGGTTTTTGATGATATTTCATGGTCTCAGGGTATGCAAGAGGCATGGGAGAAGATTTGTAAAGATTCTTTTTTTGAATCGTGTGTGGATATGAAAAAATTAGGAATATGCTTTGTTCAAGGAGAGATGAATGATTTGGTTTGA
- a CDS encoding radical SAM/SPASM domain-containing protein yields the protein MKYGFKKHLSPHFPSQIIVDLTQLCNLACIHCPHPIFVKSSHFTGKHLDVSLHNKMIDEVAKESNGLCQYIRYTANGETLLHPQFEEIIGYAGEYSKTKINITTNGHLLDDKKIKAILDAKVDVIDISLDAFTPETYAKIRIHGDLEKVRNNILHVLSIIKEKKLPTKIIVSFVEQPHNVHEKQQFYDYWTEVGAHFVVMRELHSSAGFKAQISKKMQQNSDAEKKLRRPCMYPWERLTLAPDGMLAFCPADWKSGSHFIDFRTTTIKEAWQSEFMQKLREAHLENNYKDFPLCEKCPDWVNTKWEDDEGIMYHDVMKSLMVDDTSKKG from the coding sequence ATGAAATATGGATTTAAAAAACATTTATCACCACATTTTCCTTCTCAGATTATTGTTGATTTAACACAACTGTGTAATCTTGCTTGTATTCATTGTCCTCATCCAATTTTTGTTAAATCCTCACATTTTACTGGCAAACACCTTGATGTTTCGTTGCATAATAAAATGATTGATGAGGTTGCTAAAGAATCGAATGGCTTGTGTCAATATATTCGTTATACTGCAAATGGAGAGACTCTTTTGCATCCACAGTTTGAAGAGATTATTGGTTATGCAGGGGAATATTCAAAAACAAAAATTAATATAACGACCAATGGACACTTACTTGATGATAAGAAGATAAAGGCTATTTTAGATGCAAAAGTAGATGTGATTGATATTAGCCTTGATGCTTTTACTCCCGAAACGTATGCTAAAATTAGAATTCATGGTGATCTTGAAAAAGTGCGAAACAATATTTTACATGTTCTATCGATTATTAAAGAAAAAAAGTTGCCAACAAAAATAATTGTTAGTTTTGTGGAACAGCCTCATAATGTTCACGAAAAACAACAATTTTACGATTATTGGACGGAAGTAGGGGCTCATTTTGTTGTCATGAGAGAGCTACACTCTTCTGCTGGCTTTAAAGCACAAATATCAAAAAAAATGCAACAAAATAGTGATGCTGAAAAAAAATTGAGAAGACCTTGTATGTATCCTTGGGAAAGGCTTACACTCGCTCCAGATGGTATGCTGGCATTTTGTCCTGCTGATTGGAAGAGCGGTTCGCACTTTATAGATTTTAGAACAACAACGATTAAAGAAGCATGGCAGTCCGAGTTTATGCAGAAATTAAGAGAAGCTCATCTTGAAAATAATTATAAAGATTTTCCTCTTTGTGAAAAATGTCCAGATTGGGTCAATACAAAATGGGAAGATGATGAGGGTATTATGTATCATGACGTTATGAAGTCATTAATGGTAGATGATACTAGCAAAAAAGGTTAG